DNA sequence from the Vibrio pelagius genome:
TACCAACAACAATCAGAGCTGGGCTTTTAGCTTGCCCGGCGAGCTCAGCCAAATCGCTTAAACCACCTCTGAAGACTTTCTGTTCCTGACGCGTGCCATTTTCGATGATAGCCACAGGCATATCTTGACGCATACCGTTATCAGTCAGGTTCTTCTGGATGTTTGGACTCTCTTTCAATCCCATGTAGAAAACAATGGTGTGGTTATGTTGAGCGAGTGATTTCCAGTCAATGTCTTCACCGTCTTTCTTGAGGTGACCGGTGATGAACTGTACGCTTTGAGCGTGATCGCGATGCGTCAGAGGGATGCCTGCATAAGCTGTCGCGCCAGCTGCGGCGGTAATCCCTGGAACCACCTCAAAAGCGACACTATTCTCAGCAAGGGTTTCACACTCTTCCCCACCGCGCCCGAAAATGAACGAATCACCACCTTTTAAACGTACAACGCGTTTATTTTCTTGAGCTTTAGTCACAAGTAGTTGATTGATTTGATCTTGTGGTACGCAGTGATGATCAAGCTTTTTACCGACATAAAGCATCTCTGCATCTGGATTAGCCATCGCTAAGATTGCCTTAGATACAAGACGGTCATAAACCACAACGTCAGCCTGGTGAATCACTCGTGCGGCTTTAACGGTTAATAAATCAGGATCACCCGGACCGGCACCCACCAAAGAAACGAAACCTTGTTTTACTGATTGCTGCTCACTCATTGCTTACGCCTATTTTAATTATTTTGCTGTAATTCACTGTATCAACAAGAAAACAACTCGTCGATCACAGTTTTTGCATATTTCATAACTAATTGAATTAACGTTTGGGGTTATTCTCGTTGCAATTCTGTATCACTGTTTATCATTCTATTAAAAGCATAGTGAATATTGATGTTCACACCAAAGAAGCCAAAAAAGGCCCCACAGTACACTGCAGGGCCTTTCCGTTAACTCATCCGTTTAATCGCTCAGGTCAGGATTATTTAATCGCTGGCGCTGTTTTAGCGTGAGTCAGGTAAAGTGGGATACATGTCATTACTAGACCACCAACGATGTTACCTAGGATTGTTGGGATAAGGTTGAAGTTCAACCAAGTCGCGATACCGAAGTCAGCACCAAGAATCATACCTAGTGGGAATAGGAACATGTTTACTACTGTGTGCTCAAACACAAGTGCGAAGAAGATGAAGATTGGGAACCACATCATCGCTACACGGCCAGACACTGAACGAGCTGTCATGTTACCAATAACACCGAGACATACCATAAGGTTACAGAAGATACCGCGAACGAAACATGTGATCCATCCGTCCATACCCATGTTTTCAAAACCTAAGCTACGCGCAGTTGATACCGCAATAAATTTTTGAGCAACTGCGTTTGGATCGAGAGAGAAGTTACCAGTTAGAGACACTGCAACTAAGAATGCGACAAGCAGAGAACCAATAAGGTTACCTAGGCCAACAAGCCCCCAACAACGCAGGATACGACCCCATGTCACACCCGGGCGGTTGTCAAACTTTGCCAATGGAGCTAGACCGAATACACCTGTCACTAGGTCATAACCCATCACACTTAAGATGACAAAACCCACTGGGAAAACAAGTGCGCCAACAAGCCCGATGCCCGTTTGAACCATTGCTGTAATCGCTACAACAACCGCAAGAGAAAGAATCACCCCTGCCATAGTGCTGCGGATTAGGAGATCGCGAGTACTTGTTTTCGTTTTCGCCTCGCCCACATCGATCATAGTTTGAACAAATTCTACAGGTTTAAAATCAGAAGACATAAATTGTCCTTAAAAAGTTAAATTTAAAAAATAAAAATTGGATAGGAAAAGGCTCTAGTTGTCATCATGACAATCATCACTCACTAGAGCCCTTGAACTATCAAATCTTGACGATTACGCCGCGACTTCTACCGCACCTTTCACAACACGCGCTTTGTAGGATTTCACGCTCATACGCTCATCTTCCATACATAGGCCAGTCGCTAGATTGAAGCGCTGCTTCTTAAGTGGGCTTGCTACCCATAATTCGTCTTTGTGCTCACAGATAAGGCCGCGAGAAAGCACGTTTGATTGGAAAAATGGGTCCATATTATTGATTGCGAACACTTCTTCCGTTGCACGTGGGCGGAAGATTGCTACCTGCTCGCCGTTCAATAGTGCAACAACACCAGTACCTGGGATGATGTCTTCAATTTTACAAACTTTTGTAAATGCCATGATGTCGTTCCCCTATTACTCTGCCGCTACGTGAAGGATGTCGCCCTTCGCTTCTGGGTGTTTTTCAGTAAATGTCGCTGGACGGTGTTGCTCACGACCATCAGTGACAAACACTACGTTGTCATCTCGCTCATCAGAGTTGATGAAATGAGAGAAACGCTTCAATTGTGTCTCGTCGTTGATTGTGTCAGTCCACTCACAGCTGAAGTTCTCTACTAGGCTAGCGATGTCAGCTTCTAATTGATCATTGATGCCTAGTTTGTCTTCTATGATGACTTCACGTAGGTAGTCGATGCCACCCTCTAGGTTCTCAAACCATACTGAAGTGCGTTGTAGTGGCGCAGCAGTACGGATGTAGAACATCATGAAACGGTCGATGTACTTGATCAGTGTCTCTTGGTCTAGGTCGCCTGCTAGTAATGTTGCGTGGCGAGGTTTCATACCGCCGTTACCACACACGTACATGTTCCAACCTGCATCTGTCGCGATAATACCAAGGTCTTTACCTTGCGCTTCCGCACACTCACGAGTACAGCCAGACACACCGAACTTCATCTTATGAGGAGTACGGATGCCTTTGTAACGGTTCTCAATCATTACGCCAAGACCAACAGAGTCTTGAACACCGTAACGACACCAAGTAGAACCGACACATGTCTTAGCCATACGTAGAGACTTACCGTAAGCTTGACCAGTCTCGTAACCCGCTTCGATTAGTTTCTTCCAGATTGTTGGAAGATCATCTTTTTGAGCGCCGAACAGACCGATACGTTGAGCACCTGTCACTTTCGTGTATAGGTTGTACTCTGCTGCTACATTAGCCAATGCTGCTAGAGCTGCTGGCGTTACTTCACCACCCGCCATACGTGGGATAACAGAGTAAGTACCATCTTTTTGGATGTTACCTAGGAAGTTATCGTTGGTATCGTGCAGCTTAACTAGAGACGGCTTAAGGATGTGGTCACCCCAGTTTGAAGCAAGGATCGAACCAGCAAGTGGCTTACATACTTCACAACCGTAACCCGTACCGTGCTTCTCAAGTAGCTCTTCAAACGACTTGATTTCACCGATGCGTACTAAGTGGAATAGCTCCTGACGAGAGTAAGCGAAGTGCTCACATACGTCGTCTTTCACTTCAACACCTGCTTTTTCAAGCTCAGCATTTAGAACTGAAGTCACTAGAGGGATACAACCACCACAACCCGTACCTGCACCCGTTACAGCTTTGATATCACCAATAGTGTGGTGCCCTTGAGCAACCGCTTCTGCAATCTTGCCTTTTGTAACATCAAAACAAGAACAGATAACGGCAGACTCTGGCAGTGCGTCAGCGCCTAATGTTGGCTTCTCTGCACCAGCGTGAGCAGGCAGGATTAGCGCATCTGGGTGCTCTGGTAGGTCGATTTCGTTCAACATAAGTTGTAGAAGATCGCCGTAGTCAGACGTATCACCCACCATTACTGCACCAAGCAGTTTCTTGTTGTCTTCAGAAACGATTAGACGTTTGTAAACTTCTTGATCTTCGTTTTGGTAGACGTAGCTCTTACAGCCAGGAGTACGGCCGTTAGCGTCACCAATTGAACCTACTTTCACGCCCAGAAGCTTAAGCTTCGCAGACATGTCAGCACCTTCAAACTTGCTTTCGTTACCAACGATATGGTCAACCGCTACCGTCGCCATCTTGTAACCTGGCGCAACTAGACCGTAGAAAGTTTCGTTCCAAGACGCACATTCACCAATAGCGTAGATGCTGTCATCAGAAGTCTGACAGAAATCATTGATAGCGATACCGCCGCGTGGAGCAACGTCTAGCTTCATGTCACGAGCAAGTTTATCTTGAGGGCGAATACCCGCAGAGAATACGATGAAGTCAGTTTCGAGCTCTGTACCGTCTGCAAAGCGCATAACGTTACGTGCTTCTTTACCTTCAGGAGCAATTTCAAGCGTGTTTTTGCTAGTGTGAACTTTCACACCCATGCTTTCGATTTTTTGACGAAGTTGGTTACCACCCGCTTGGTCCAGTTGCTCAGCCATTAGCTTAGGCGCAAACTCAACCACATGAGTCTCTACACCCAGTGCTTTTAGAGCACCAGCTGCTTCAAGTCCTAAAAGACCACCACCGATGACAACACCGACTTTGCTCTTTTTCGCACACGCTTCGATCGCTTTAAGATCTTCGATAGTACGGTACACAAAACAGTCTTTGCTCTCGCGGCCTTTAATAGGTGGAACGAATGGGAAAGAGCCTGTCGCCATGATCAGCTTGTCGTATTGGATTTCACGACCAGAGCTTGAGTAAACAATCTTCTTCTCACGGTTTACTGTGATAGCGCGTTCGCCGATCAACATGTTGATACCATGTTTCTCGTAGAAGCCCTCTTTAACTAAAGAAAGTTCGTCTGCTGTGTGGTGTGAAAAGTAAGAAGAAAGGTGTACGCGGTCATACGCAACACGTGGCTCTTCACAGAACACCGTAATGTCCATGTTGGCTACGTCTGTCTTCTCGACTAAATCTTCGATATAGCGATGGCCTACCATCCCGTTACCGATTACGACTAGCTTCATCTTGCTCATAAGAATTCCTGAAAGGTTATAATTTTCTTAACTGAGCGAATAATGAATTATGAAAGAAAATGAAAATATGATGTAAATCAATTACGAAAATGAACTACCCGAAAGGGGTAGAACAAAAGAGGTATAATCGATTGCGAATGGACCAAAGCAAACGTATAACCTGACTTTATCTATGGTTAAATGCAACCTATAGGTGCAACCAAACACATATCAATATGTAGTAAAATTTCACACAGAGTAACTTAAAAGTAAATTAGATGACAATAATTTTCATTTAGTCACTAGATGATGGCGCATTTTTAAAATTCATCCGCTCAAATGACAAAGTGTTTGCCAATGTGAAAAGTTCTATCGTAATGCTCGCTACGGCTGATTAGAAAGGGAGGGTTGAATGTAGTGGCGTAGAGTTGAGGTTGGTTTAAACAATGAGCTCACGGGTAGATCGAGGTTTAATCTCTCAATCTCTGTCGCAGACGAACCAAACTGGGCTTCAAATTCCTCCCAATTCATATTTTTGATCTTTTTAATCCATCCAACTTTCAAAAGTAAACGGGCAAAATTTTCAGGGGTGAAGCCTTCTTTCTCTGCAATAAAGTGTTGTTTGGTATCCGTTTGGTTTTGTACTAAACATAGATAAAAGCGAGCGATATCTTCAACATGGATATATTGATTATGCCCTTGTGTTGGCGTCGCCACTGATAGAGACCCATTTAACGTTTCAACAATCCTCCTCAACTGACAATTATCACCACCATAAACCAAACTCGGACAATAAACGACATGCCATTTACGCCTTAGCGCTCGCTCAATCGTTGTTACATCCGGCTCAACAACAGAAAGTGGTTTGAGTTTAAACCCTCTCAACTCATCGTAGTTTGCTTTCCCAAAGAGCCAAACACCTGATGTGTGGATTTTTGTCGCCCCTGCTTTTGCCAAGCCATCTAACTTTAATAGTAATTTGGACTCAATATTGGCAATTTCAGATGGCGAATATTCTGACCAATGAGGTCTCGCGCAATTGATTACTACATCAAAGTCACCTTCGAATTTCGAACATTCCTCATATATGCCTTCAGGACAGAGTATTGCGCTTCGCTCTCTACCATAGAGATACACCTCAGCTCCACTTTCCTTGAACAAATTCGTCACATGTCGACCGACATAACCATTAGAACCTGATATCAGTACTTTCATTAATGCTTTCCCTTAGCCAAATCGACAAGAACATCAGATCATAAAAAACAGATAGCAAAATAGGCGAGCCAAGGACCGCCTATTCTATGAGTGAAGTTAATTAACGGTTGATCGCTAAGTAAGAACCTGCGGCAATCATAATGCCACCCGCGCTCTGGTTTAACCTTTTGTGCGCACGAGGTGTTTTCAACAAAGTCACCATTCGACCCGCCCCCATCGCAATCAGCAACAAGCCAGTCATTAAAGCGACAAACGCTAACACCGCAACGAGTACGATATCTTGTGAACGAAGCACAGTGAGATCGATGAACGTTGGCAAGAACGAAATGTAAAACAGAATCACTTTCGGGTTTGACGCAGAAATTAAAAAGCCTTGCGCAAAACTTGCCAGTGCTGACTTTTGGCTTTGCTTGGCAACTTGCTCTGCCGATCCCTGCACTTCGGGTAGGCTTCTGAACATCTTGTACCCAAGGTAAATCAAGTAAGCAGCACCAACGTAACGAATCACTTCGAAGGCGAATGACCAATTTTCTGCAACCGTAGCTAAACCAAAACAAGCAAGTACGAGATAAATCATGTCACTGCATGTCATTCCTAACGAAAGTGTGATGCATTTTTTCCAACCGTGAACCATACCGCGCGCCAATATTGCAAACACGCCCGGCCCTGGGGTAATACCGAACACAAACATGGCTATAAAAAATGTAACTGCGCTTTCAAATGACATCCTCTACTCCTTCCTTAGATATACGCTAGAAGAGCTTTGAAGCTAACACGGAGTTTACTATTGAGTAAAGATTAAACATTGCTCTATTCATTGACTCAGACAATCAATCACCTAAAACACAGCTATAAGGTTCTAACGCTAGTCACTTGTACATAAAGATAGTGATGGATTCCATTAACAGCAGAGTACCTAATTGAGACTAATACGAAGCTGATTGAATGATTCATCTTGGGAGAAATCTAACCTGGAAAGCTGGGGAATTTTCGACGTTTTCAACAATAAAATTATGTCGGTGAGATTGATAGTCGATGAGACGCCTAGTAGTAATAATGGGCAAAGATCCTCTTTGCCCATATGATTCACTTTGCTTTATTTGATTAGACGAACTATCAATGAGCCTGGAGCGCGAAGTGTTTCAAGGTTATAGCTGATAACTGTTCCAGATTCAGGCGCAGTATATCTCAGCAACTCATTGCCAAGTGAATCGAACTGGATTGCCAGTAGATCGCCCTGCTCGACTTTCTGCATCAATGAAACCTGTGGTTCTACAAAACCGCCCTGTTTTGCTTTGATACTGATGATCTTGTCACCTTCTAGTGGGGAGTTCAGTTTAGAAACTTCACCCTCAATGACGCCTTCCGCTGTGAGGATGTTGATAACCCCTTGAGTCGCGCGTTCAACCAGTTCACGTTCAAAGTAACGACCTGCTCCCACTTCCACTGTAATACTCGGCACACCGTGGGTATTCCACGCCGTTTCCAACACTCCTTTCTCACCCGGATCGTTCAATACCACATCCGCGTTCATCAGAGCTGCCATCTGTTTTGCTTTTTCGACTCTATAGTCTGCGAAAACATACAGCGGATAGCATGTGCCCGAAGTTTGCGTGTGCAGGTCAATCGCGATATCGGCATTTGGCAACAATAGATTGTTCCATAGCGTTCCTAGATAGCGCTCAACTTCATTCCCTTCAACATTACCAGGGAAGAAACGGTTGAGGTTTGACGGCGATGTATCAGGATCGACCGGGAAGAAATTGCGACTGTGATTTAATATACCGCTCAAGTTAATCGTTGGGACAATAGTGACGCAACCCGCGATATTTTGATCAACAAGACGTTGTGCAACTTTCATTGCTGTCATGATACCGTTCTGTTCATCACCATGAACACCAGCAGTAATCACAACTTTCTTGCCCTGATCACGGCCTTTAAAAACTCGAACAGGTAACTGCTGCCATTGCCCGATAGCATTGGTTGCGACAGCAAAGCTCAAGGTATGATCACCCGGCGAGAGATCATCCACATTTAACGAGTGAAGGTATTCAAGAACTTGTGTTTGACTATGTGTCGTCATTTCTGACATATCGATTTCCAATAGATTTAATAAACAACAAAGGCGAGTCTCAGCTCGCCTTTGGTCGTAGTGTAATATAAGCCCGTCAATGAATTCGGGATCGTGAGTTAGTTTTCAACGATTAAGCAAAACCCATAAGGTGTGCTGCAATAACGACCACACTCGCTAGTACAAACAGCAGACCGATAAAGCGACCACAGAATTTAACCCATACTCCCCAATCGATACGACACACGCCCAGAGTCGCCATTAGAGAAGCAGACGTCGGTACGATGATGTTCGTAAAGCCATCACCCAGTTGGAACGCCAGTACTGCAACTTGACGTGTTACGCCCGCGATATCTGCCAACGGAGAAAGAAGAGGCATGGTTAGTGCTGCTTGACCAGAACCTGACGTCACGAAGAAGTTAAATACAGATTGGAAGACAAACATCAGCCAAGCTGCCATCACGTCTGGAAGACCACTAATGAAAGCGCCTGCGCTGTTTAGAATCGAGTTTAGTACGCTTGCTTCGCTACCAGAACCACCGCCTAAAATTAGAAGGACACCTTTCGCACAACCGACCAGAAGCGCGGGCGCTAACATCATTCCCGCCCCCTCTTTAAACGCATTTGCTGCATCATTAAGAGACATGCCGTTCAAACGGAAAATAGCGCCGATGATTGCCACAATAAAGCCCATAGTGAAGAACTGAGAAGCAATTTCTGGGATGTACCAAGCATGGACGACTACGCCATAAATTACCCAACCAGTAGTACCCACAACAGTTAGCATGACGAGTGTATCTGCGAAAGACCATCTCGCTACAGGTTGGTCATCTTGTTCTTGCTTACGGAAATGTTTGTCAGTTGCAAAGGTAAATGACGATTCTGGGTTCGCTTTAATGCGTGATGCATACAACATGGTGAAACCAATACCCACAACGGTAAAGCACGCCCACATCACCATACGGAAAGTCATGCCAGACAGCACAGGAATACCAGCGATACCTTGCGCGATTGCTACTGAGAATGGGTTCATCCAAGACGTTGCAAATCCAATTTGAGTCGCAACGTAAGTGACCATCACGGTAGTAATACTGTCGTAGCCAAGTCGAACCATCAGTGGAGCAATGATAATCGCAAATGCGACCGCTTCTTCCCCCATACCGAAGACTGCACCACCCAAAGAAAACAGTAGAAACAGCACTGGGATAAACAGCGCTTCGCTGCCTTTGGTTTTATTGATCAGGTGAAGAATACCGTTATCAATAGTACCGGTGCGAATAACCACACCAAATGAACCACCAATGATCAACATGAACATGATTACGCCAATTGCGCTGCCCCACTTCGAGCCTGATACCAGACCTTCGAATGGGAAGTTCATTAGGCCAATACCGCCACCAGACGCAAAGAAGCCAACCGTGTTGTAGACAAGCTCACCGTTTTCATCGGTTGCGTAACTAAAAGAAGCAGGGTCGATCACAGTGCGCGTTTTTTCTGCACCATCAACAATGAAAGAGACGTCTTGGCTTTCAAAAGTACCAGCAGGAATGAAATAAGTCGCTGCTGCAGCGAAAATACCGATTATGAAAATCAGGATCAAAGTATCTGGCAATTGCCATGATTTAGATTTCTCTAGAGAAGAGATAGAAGATGCTTGAGACATAGAAAATTATTATTCAAAAAAGATGCATGAATTATCAATAAAAGCACCAGTAACTTCAACCTAATTTTTCACCCTTAGTGAATTAATAACCTGTAATTAAAACAAAAATAAACAACAACTACTGAAACTGAGCATTTATTAAGCATTAAATATCAACCAAACATTCTGGATATAAATTAAATCTACAACTTTGATTTACTTATGGAATGCAAAGATTGTTTTTTGAACAATACTATTTAGATACATGCATAATCTCACTCATAGGAAACAAACATGAATAGATTGCTCACACTAGGATTAATGGCTTGCAGTTTTCCATTACTGGCATCGGGACATTTTCAAGTAAACGAACATCTATCAACGGTCAACTTCGCTTCGATCAAAAAGCAATATATCGTTGAACCTGCGGTCATATCAGGCGTAAGTGGTAAAATCGACGAGAAAGGACGCCTAGAGATCACTGTCCCACTCAATACGCTAGACACGGGCGTATCTATACGTAACGAAAGATTGAGAGCGATGTTCTTTGATGAGAAGAGATTTCCATCGGTTAACGTTACGGCAACCGTGCCTGAGCAATTAATGGGTGATGAAGACCTCGCCATTCAGAAGATGCTCCCGGCCACTGTTGAGCTCTATGGTCAGTCAAAAGAGCTAATCTTTACAGTAAACATCGTCAAATCGGGAGGTCATTTGATGGTATCTACTGCTAAGCCAACGGTTATTTCAGGCTTTGACTTTGGTATACCAAAAGAGAGCCTAGACAGTGTGTCAAATACCGTCGGTGATATTGCACTTTCACCCAATGTACCAGTGAACTTTTCATTGGTGTTAGAGAAACGCTAACTCTAAACTTCAAGGCTTGGGTAATCACATACTCCAAGCCGTTCTTAGAGGCTCGCTATAACGGTCACTGTTTTTTGGAGCTAAACGCACCGAGATTTCAGTCTAAATGTTAAATGAGCCTTTCAACTTCAACTCATCCTTTCCAATTTAGCGGAGTCATCAACGTCCGCCAGCAATATCAATAAAAGTACCCGTCACATAAGAAGCTTCGTCAGATAGCAACCATACTATGGATTCAGCGACCTCTAACGGTGTCCCTCCTCGCTTAAGTGGGATGTTAGGCGCTAAGCGTTCAACGCGATTAGGCTCTCCCCCGTCAGCATGCATTTCTGTGTGAATAAAGCCCGGTCTAACCCCATTAACTCGAATACCTTGCTCCGCTAGTTCTAATGAAAGACCTTTGGTTAATGAGTCCATTGCCCCTTTGGAAGCAGCGTAATCTATATATTCAAATGGTGCACCGATTCGAGAGGCAGACGACGAGACATTGACGATAGAACCGGGCCCATCGATTTGATTGATGAATGCCTTACAACACAGAAAACAACTTCCGATGTTCGCTGCCATTACCTTGTTAAAACGTGCATAGTCAATGTCCGCCAAACGAGATTGAGTAAAAAGCACACCAGCATTGTTCACCAGATGCGTTACCTGTCCAAACTCTTGGTTTACGGCAGAAAACAGTGCCTCCACTTCGGATTCGATAGACACATCCGCTTGAAAAGCCATCGCGTTGCCACCCTTTGCAACAATCTCAGCAACCACCAATTCGGCTGCTCTGTGATCTTTGCGGTAGTTAACACAAACACGGTAGCCTTTACTTGCTAGCAAAATGGCCGTTGATGCACCAATACCGCGCCCTCCGCCAGTGACAATTACTACTTTCTGCATCGTTTTTCCTTATCTTTATGACGCATATATCATTCACGTGAGTTGAGTGCGTCTTGAACGTTATGAAATTCCACTCATTACCTTGTAATACACCAAACCAAACAAGCCCGCGAACACCAAAACTGTAGTCAAGATTTTTAACCATAGAAACTTCATATTCGCATCTACCTTTATATTGTTTTTATGGAAGTTGATGATATGCAAAAGAAATGTGGTGAACAAGGCGTGCTACACAAAGCTACTGGTTAGATCAAAAAAAGCAGAGCCATTATTAAGGGCTCTGCTTCGGTTATTGGTTAAAAACCACTTGTTGGTCAATCGTCAATGCGATTAATTAGCTGGACGCCATACACCCCATTGATCTTTTTCGTACGTTACTTGTGGGTTATCACCACCTTGAATCCACCATTGTGCTTTCCACTTTTGATCAGCGTAGCTCACAATCTCACCGCCAAGGTAAGTTTTAGTTGCGCTCCAAGCATCAGGCTCTGGCGTCGGTGGTGGTGTGACTTCATCATCAGCAATCACTTCAAAACTAAAGGTCTGTTCACGCTCACTGTTGATCGCATTCGCAGAGAATGTCAGTGTTTCATTTTGCGTAACAGGCGTCGTATCAATCAGCACCGAAGCCGTACCATTGTTCTCAATCGTTACAGATGTGCCAGTGGTTTGAGTGAAGTTCGCTGGTTCTTCCGTCGCAATTACAACTTTATCACCCGCGTTAACCACTTTATCACTCTTCACAAGTTCATAGATGTCTCCCAGTAGCGGCTCTACGTTTCCATCGTCATCTTTAATCAGCTTTAGTTCACCTGAAGCACGACTATCTCGAGAATTAAAGAAATTGCGTGAAGGATCGTTTTGGAAATACATGTAATGTTCCATTTCCGCGTGCCAATCACCAATGAAAATAGCGCCATCTTTGAACTCTTCATGCCAACCATTAATTTCTGATGCAAGCAGTCGTTCCCAGTCATTAATGTTTGATAAATCGATCTTAATGTCGAAACTACGCGCTACGTCACCATACTTATTGATAATGTCGTAC
Encoded proteins:
- a CDS encoding YceI family protein, which encodes MNRLLTLGLMACSFPLLASGHFQVNEHLSTVNFASIKKQYIVEPAVISGVSGKIDEKGRLEITVPLNTLDTGVSIRNERLRAMFFDEKRFPSVNVTATVPEQLMGDEDLAIQKMLPATVELYGQSKELIFTVNIVKSGGHLMVSTAKPTVISGFDFGIPKESLDSVSNTVGDIALSPNVPVNFSLVLEKR
- a CDS encoding SDR family oxidoreductase, which encodes MQKVVIVTGGGRGIGASTAILLASKGYRVCVNYRKDHRAAELVVAEIVAKGGNAMAFQADVSIESEVEALFSAVNQEFGQVTHLVNNAGVLFTQSRLADIDYARFNKVMAANIGSCFLCCKAFINQIDGPGSIVNVSSSASRIGAPFEYIDYAASKGAMDSLTKGLSLELAEQGIRVNGVRPGFIHTEMHADGGEPNRVERLAPNIPLKRGGTPLEVAESIVWLLSDEASYVTGTFIDIAGGR